A single region of the Pseudomonas sp. GGS8 genome encodes:
- a CDS encoding DUF1003 domain-containing protein: MSTPTRETETEPTGPIDHLRFHRPHAHLAPTFGTDRFALRAEAFARFFGTPTFLGAQTLIVVIWICLNLSGVTQFDVYPFILLNLAFSLQAAYAAPLILLAQTRQAARDKAQSEADAQHREALAIANIERQAQAARNTAQLKELLEQNTRLTEITKTLTERIESLTSEMHQHFIGKEPPKV; encoded by the coding sequence ATGAGCACCCCGACCCGCGAAACCGAAACAGAACCTACCGGCCCCATCGATCACCTGCGCTTCCATCGCCCTCACGCTCATCTGGCACCCACTTTCGGTACCGACCGTTTTGCCCTGCGCGCCGAGGCTTTTGCGCGGTTCTTCGGCACGCCGACTTTTCTCGGCGCCCAGACCCTGATTGTGGTGATCTGGATTTGCCTGAACCTGTCCGGCGTAACCCAATTCGATGTGTACCCCTTCATCCTGCTCAACCTGGCGTTCAGCCTGCAAGCGGCTTATGCCGCACCGCTGATTCTGCTGGCCCAGACGCGGCAGGCGGCGCGGGACAAAGCCCAGTCCGAAGCCGATGCGCAACACCGAGAAGCTTTGGCCATCGCCAACATTGAACGTCAGGCCCAGGCCGCGCGGAACACTGCGCAACTGAAGGAGTTGCTGGAGCAAAATACCCGGCTCACCGAAATCACCAAGACCCTGACCGAACGCATCGAAAGCCTGACGTCGGAAATGCATCAACACTTCATCGGCAAGGAGCCACCGAAGGTTTGA
- a CDS encoding helix-turn-helix domain-containing protein: MRNVSIDLLDDTPRPVVAIGTDYPDGHRLPRHSHRRAQLLYGATGVMQVSTLDGNWVVPPQRAVWIPPGVAHEVLMLGVSTRSVYIEPGAVDLGNRCQVISVSPLMRHLLMEAVEVALEYDEAGRDGALIDLLLHELARSAPLPLHIPLPVDSRLLGLCQTFLRLPNTHQSPQQWADQLHISLRTFNRLFRQQTGLSFSQWRQRACVVLALARLAVGTPVTRIALDFGYESPAAFSTMFRRVLGQAPSVWLEGAK, translated from the coding sequence ATGCGCAATGTTTCAATTGATCTGCTGGACGACACGCCACGGCCGGTGGTGGCCATCGGTACGGATTATCCCGACGGTCATCGGTTGCCGCGCCATAGCCATCGACGGGCGCAGTTGTTGTATGGCGCCACGGGGGTGATGCAGGTGAGCACGCTCGACGGCAATTGGGTGGTGCCGCCGCAGCGGGCGGTGTGGATTCCGCCGGGGGTGGCGCATGAAGTGTTGATGCTGGGGGTGAGCACCCGCAGTGTGTATATCGAACCGGGGGCGGTGGATCTGGGCAACCGTTGCCAGGTGATCAGTGTTTCGCCATTGATGCGCCATTTGTTGATGGAGGCGGTGGAGGTTGCGCTGGAGTACGACGAGGCCGGGCGCGATGGGGCGCTGATCGACTTGTTGCTGCATGAACTGGCGCGCAGTGCTCCCCTGCCGTTGCATATTCCGCTACCTGTGGATTCGCGGCTGCTCGGGTTGTGCCAGACGTTTCTCCGGCTGCCGAACACTCATCAATCGCCGCAACAATGGGCCGATCAGTTGCACATCAGTTTGCGCACGTTCAATCGTCTGTTCCGCCAACAGACTGGTCTGAGTTTCAGCCAGTGGCGACAGCGGGCTTGTGTGGTGCTGGCCTTGGCACGGCTGGCGGTGGGCACGCCGGTGACGCGCATTGCCCTGGATTTTGGCTATGAAAGCCCGGCGGCATTTTCGACCATGTTCCGTCGTGTGCTCGGGCAGGCACCGTCCGTTTGGTTGGAGGGGGCGAAATGA
- a CDS encoding HNH endonuclease, producing the protein MDTEKSNSDWSDAEIQAAVEAYLCMLLREQSGQKVNKAHENRVLREGALAGRSKGSVEFRMQNISTVLVELGRDRIEGYKPAKNVGANVARSIREALNAPNTVTPEDFAPTADEATLEQRAAKLEKRPFKGEPKGILKPQQVPSSNNSFVRDPEVRAWVRKEAKGICEGCGKPAPFEKDGRPFLEVHHVKHLAQFGSDRPSNAVALCPNCHRRCHHSSDRDEFTASLFQKVERLKFE; encoded by the coding sequence ATGGATACGGAAAAGAGCAACAGCGATTGGAGTGACGCGGAGATTCAGGCTGCGGTCGAGGCCTATCTCTGTATGTTGTTACGGGAGCAGAGCGGTCAGAAGGTCAATAAGGCTCATGAGAATCGCGTTCTACGTGAAGGCGCCTTAGCGGGCCGCTCCAAAGGTTCGGTTGAATTTCGGATGCAGAACATTTCTACCGTGTTGGTCGAACTCGGACGAGATCGCATTGAGGGATACAAACCCGCCAAGAATGTCGGCGCGAATGTTGCGCGTAGCATTCGTGAAGCGCTGAACGCGCCGAATACTGTAACGCCAGAAGACTTTGCCCCGACCGCCGATGAAGCAACGCTAGAACAACGTGCTGCCAAACTTGAGAAGCGACCGTTCAAAGGCGAGCCGAAGGGGATTTTGAAACCACAACAAGTGCCGAGCTCGAATAACTCTTTTGTACGCGATCCTGAGGTTAGAGCCTGGGTGCGGAAAGAGGCCAAGGGTATCTGCGAGGGTTGCGGAAAACCGGCTCCGTTTGAAAAGGACGGCAGGCCGTTTCTTGAGGTTCATCACGTTAAGCATTTGGCGCAGTTTGGATCGGATCGTCCTAGCAATGCTGTGGCTCTGTGCCCGAACTGTCATCGACGTTGTCACCATTCGAGCGACCGGGATGAGTTCACAGCTTCACTGTTCCAGAAGGTGGAGCGGTTGAAGTTTGAGTGA
- a CDS encoding sulfite exporter TauE/SafE family protein — MFFYLLLALFGCMTGVTAVLFGFGGGFVVVPLLYGMLTTGHGTDAPISQSAMHIAVATSTCVMIVNALIATGKHHRAGHLIRHYLWPLGGFIGLGAIVGAVAAMWASGELIRFAFIVYLGVTILDCLFRRGFLTQSEAVTPRRLGRAEVSGGGVGIGAIATFLGVGGSVMTVPLLRRCGLSMSQATSMANPLSLPVALAGTLTYMAMAGFAEFDLGPWFVGYVDVLAFAVLTVGSLVGIRLATPWIGRIPDRVHAWVYIGLLVVVMLSMCAK, encoded by the coding sequence ATGTTCTTCTACCTCTTGCTGGCACTCTTCGGCTGCATGACCGGCGTCACCGCCGTGCTGTTCGGCTTCGGCGGCGGATTCGTCGTCGTGCCCTTGCTCTACGGCATGCTCACGACCGGCCACGGCACCGACGCCCCCATCAGCCAATCGGCGATGCACATTGCTGTGGCCACCTCGACCTGCGTGATGATCGTCAACGCCCTGATCGCCACCGGAAAACATCACCGCGCCGGTCACCTCATTCGGCATTACCTGTGGCCGTTGGGCGGGTTCATCGGCTTGGGCGCAATCGTCGGCGCCGTGGCCGCGATGTGGGCGAGTGGCGAGCTGATCCGTTTTGCCTTCATCGTTTACCTGGGCGTGACCATTCTGGATTGCTTGTTCAGACGCGGTTTTCTTACGCAGTCTGAGGCTGTAACCCCACGGCGATTGGGCAGGGCAGAAGTGTCTGGCGGCGGTGTGGGAATTGGCGCTATCGCCACGTTTCTTGGAGTGGGCGGCAGCGTCATGACCGTGCCGTTGCTAAGACGCTGTGGCCTCAGCATGTCGCAAGCCACGTCCATGGCTAACCCGCTGAGTCTGCCCGTTGCGCTGGCCGGGACGCTGACTTACATGGCCATGGCGGGGTTTGCCGAGTTTGATCTGGGGCCGTGGTTTGTCGGCTATGTGGACGTGCTGGCGTTTGCGGTGCTGACGGTTGGGTCGCTGGTGGGGATTCGGCTGGCCACGCCGTGGATCGGGCGGATACCGGATCGGGTGCATGCGTGGGTTTATATTGGTTTGCTGGTGGTGGTGATGCTGAGTATGTGCGCCAAGTAA
- a CDS encoding MBL fold metallo-hydrolase gives MATSTSPANNAATPEASRQAQGQYRNHVPVPREGFRKTLRILWNFIFNKPHDTRPSAPVPVQTLTQAALIAAPNHSVYRLGHSTLLLKLRDKFWITDPVFAERASPVQWAGPKRFHQPPISLEDLPPIEAVILSHDHYDHLDYQAVLKLADKTRYFLTPLGVGDTLIKWGIDASKVRQLDWWQGTEVDGLQFVATPSQHFSGRGLFDGNSTLWASWVMIDDDKRIFFSGDSGYFDGFKHIGEQYGPFDLTLMETGAYNAEWPHVHMQPEQTLQAHIDLKGRWLLPIHNGTFDLSMHAWYEPFDRILALAWERNVSITTPQMGEAFNVMYPQCGGAWWLEVEGVSDQATVQNA, from the coding sequence ATGGCTACTTCAACTTCCCCAGCGAACAACGCCGCAACGCCTGAAGCGTCCCGACAGGCTCAAGGGCAGTACCGAAACCATGTGCCGGTGCCGCGCGAAGGCTTTCGCAAAACCTTGCGCATCCTGTGGAACTTCATCTTCAACAAACCGCACGACACCCGACCGTCGGCCCCCGTTCCGGTGCAAACCCTGACCCAGGCAGCCTTGATCGCCGCGCCCAACCACAGCGTCTATCGCCTGGGCCATTCCACGCTTCTGCTCAAGCTGCGGGACAAGTTCTGGATCACCGACCCGGTCTTCGCCGAACGCGCCTCGCCCGTGCAATGGGCCGGCCCCAAGCGGTTCCACCAGCCACCGATCAGCCTCGAAGATCTGCCGCCGATTGAAGCGGTGATCCTGTCCCATGATCACTACGACCACCTCGATTATCAGGCCGTGCTCAAACTGGCGGACAAGACCCGCTACTTCCTCACGCCCCTGGGCGTGGGCGACACCCTGATCAAGTGGGGCATCGACGCCAGCAAGGTGCGGCAACTGGATTGGTGGCAGGGCACCGAGGTCGATGGCCTCCAATTCGTCGCCACACCTTCGCAGCACTTTTCCGGTCGTGGCTTGTTCGACGGTAACAGCACCCTTTGGGCGTCATGGGTGATGATCGACGACGACAAGCGGATATTCTTCAGTGGCGACAGCGGCTACTTCGACGGCTTCAAACACATCGGTGAGCAGTACGGCCCGTTCGACCTGACGCTCATGGAAACCGGCGCCTACAACGCCGAGTGGCCGCACGTGCACATGCAGCCCGAGCAAACCCTGCAAGCGCACATCGATCTTAAAGGGCGCTGGTTGCTGCCGATCCACAACGGCACCTTCGACCTGTCGATGCACGCCTGGTACGAACCTTTCGATCGTATTCTGGCGTTGGCCTGGGAGCGGAACGTATCGATCACCACGCCGCAAATGGGCGAGGCGTTCAACGTGATGTATCCGCAGTGTGGTGGCGCGTGGTGGTTGGAGGTTGAAGGTGTAAGCGATCAGGCAACAGTGCAGAACGCTTGA
- a CDS encoding LysR family transcriptional regulator produces the protein MLIPGTHYRLAFTQSILALSQVINASVHYRLDYPDLSLILALVRGGSLARASALLKVDVSTVFRAVRRLEAALGQQLFEKSRAGYLPTTLAQTLAKQAERAEQALEAARIGVEQGGEIISGTVRLTCTDSVLQSLLLPALAQFMPSYPALTIELCTSNDFANLSRRDADIALRLTRTPPEHLVGRRLADISYRVCASSAYLQSVDSHDLASLTWIAPDDFLPDHPTVAWRRQQLPGVTPGYRCNSMLSVTELVRAGLGVAALPDFLIGDGLQPLTEPLHGYDTALWLLTRPDCRALRSVVTLFDELGRALRIKPSVAPCR, from the coding sequence TTGTTGATTCCTGGCACCCACTATAGATTGGCGTTCACGCAATCAATATTGGCGTTATCCCAAGTGATCAATGCATCAGTGCACTATCGGCTGGACTACCCGGATCTGTCGTTGATCCTCGCCCTCGTGCGTGGCGGCTCTCTGGCCCGGGCCTCGGCGTTGTTGAAGGTCGATGTCTCGACGGTGTTTCGCGCCGTGCGCCGACTGGAAGCCGCGCTGGGCCAGCAACTGTTCGAAAAGAGCCGTGCCGGTTACCTGCCGACCACCCTGGCGCAGACTCTGGCCAAGCAGGCTGAACGGGCCGAGCAAGCGCTGGAAGCGGCGCGCATCGGCGTGGAGCAGGGCGGTGAAATCATCAGCGGCACCGTGCGCCTGACCTGCACCGATTCGGTCCTGCAAAGTCTACTGCTGCCGGCGCTGGCGCAATTCATGCCGTCTTACCCGGCGTTGACTATTGAACTCTGCACCTCCAACGACTTCGCCAACCTCAGCCGCCGCGACGCCGACATCGCCTTGCGGCTGACCCGCACACCGCCCGAGCATCTGGTTGGCCGGCGTCTTGCGGACATTTCCTACCGGGTCTGTGCCAGTTCGGCTTATCTGCAATCGGTCGACTCCCACGACTTGGCTTCATTGACCTGGATCGCCCCGGACGACTTCCTGCCCGATCACCCCACCGTTGCGTGGCGGCGTCAGCAGTTGCCCGGTGTGACACCCGGTTATCGCTGCAACAGCATGTTGTCGGTGACCGAGTTGGTGCGGGCTGGATTGGGTGTCGCGGCATTGCCGGACTTTCTGATCGGTGACGGACTGCAACCGTTGACCGAGCCCTTGCACGGTTATGACACCGCGTTGTGGCTGCTGACCCGCCCGGACTGTCGCGCGTTGCGCTCGGTGGTCACATTGTTCGACGAGTTGGGGCGGGCGCTCCGGATCAAACCTTCGGTGGCTCCTTGCCGATGA
- the bglX gene encoding beta-glucosidase BglX — protein MKRLCLLCALISFTTLPVLADTVSPNKDAFVTNLINQMTLDEKVGQLRLIAIDDKMTPEKICQEITAGRIGGTYGSVSRNVNRPMQDAAQQSRLKIPMFFGWDVIHGHRTIFPIGLALASSWDMDAIELSGRTAAKEASEDGIDMTFAPMIDVARDPRWGRTSEGFGEDTYLVSRIARVMVQAYQGQSLNAPDSIMSSAKHFALYGAVEGGRDYNSVDMGLTRMYQDYLPPYRSAIEGGAGAIMAALNSINGVPAAANKWLMQDLLRKAWGFKGLVISDHNGVTDLVQHGVARNPRDAARLAIRAGIDMSMNDSSYGPELPGLLESGAIPQSDIDNAVREVLGAKYDMGLFEDPYRRLGAASASAADNNAANHLHRAQAREVARKTLVLLKNENGLLPLKKEGTIALIGPLAKSAVDIMGSWSASGVPAQSVTIYDGLKSAMNQGSLIYARGANLEEDQEVVKYLEYQGVSEIANDPRPAAEMIDEAVKVAQQADVVIAVVGEPRSMSHEAASRTSLDLPGRQSELITALKATGKPLVLVLMNGRPLSIGKEQKQADAILETWYSGTEGGNAVADVLFGDYNPSGKLPITFPRSVGQIPNYYSHLNTGRPYLPGALRNYTSQYFDQSYGPLYPFGYGLSYTDFSLTDMALSSTTLNKNENLVASIMVKNTGQRDGETVVQLYIRDVVASVARPVKELKSFQKIMLKAGEEKAVHFSIDENDLKFFNAQLEYVAEPGEFRVQIGLDSQDVKEQSFELLSEQGNQDNHPPSAEPGARLAREEQ, from the coding sequence ATGAAAAGACTATGTCTGCTATGTGCCCTGATCAGCTTTACAACTCTGCCCGTCCTGGCCGATACGGTATCGCCAAACAAAGATGCCTTTGTCACCAACCTCATCAATCAGATGACCCTCGATGAAAAAGTCGGCCAACTGCGGCTGATCGCTATCGATGACAAGATGACGCCCGAAAAAATCTGCCAAGAGATCACTGCCGGGCGAATCGGGGGGACGTATGGTTCTGTGAGCCGTAACGTAAACCGCCCCATGCAGGACGCAGCTCAACAGAGCCGCCTGAAAATACCGATGTTTTTTGGTTGGGACGTGATACACGGTCATCGAACCATTTTTCCCATCGGCCTGGCTTTGGCCTCCAGTTGGGATATGGACGCCATTGAGTTGAGCGGTCGAACGGCGGCGAAAGAAGCCAGTGAGGACGGTATCGATATGACCTTTGCCCCGATGATCGATGTCGCCCGTGATCCTCGCTGGGGGCGCACATCCGAAGGCTTCGGTGAAGACACCTATCTGGTTTCGCGCATTGCCAGAGTGATGGTCCAGGCCTACCAGGGCCAAAGCCTGAACGCGCCCGACAGCATCATGTCCAGCGCCAAACACTTTGCGTTGTATGGGGCTGTCGAGGGGGGACGCGACTACAACAGCGTCGACATGGGCCTGACCCGAATGTACCAGGACTACCTGCCACCTTATCGTTCGGCGATCGAGGGTGGTGCGGGAGCCATCATGGCGGCGCTTAACTCGATAAATGGTGTACCGGCGGCGGCCAATAAATGGTTGATGCAAGACCTGCTTCGTAAAGCGTGGGGCTTCAAGGGACTGGTCATCAGTGACCATAACGGGGTTACCGATCTGGTTCAGCACGGTGTTGCGAGGAATCCTCGCGACGCGGCCAGGCTCGCCATCAGGGCCGGCATTGATATGAGCATGAACGACTCCTCCTATGGGCCGGAGTTGCCGGGGCTGCTTGAGTCTGGCGCCATTCCCCAGAGCGATATTGATAACGCGGTGCGGGAAGTACTGGGTGCCAAGTACGACATGGGGCTGTTCGAAGACCCTTACCGGCGCCTCGGCGCTGCCAGTGCAAGCGCTGCTGATAACAACGCCGCAAACCATCTGCACAGGGCGCAGGCCCGTGAAGTGGCACGCAAGACACTGGTGCTGCTGAAGAATGAAAACGGGCTCTTGCCGCTGAAAAAAGAAGGCACGATTGCGCTCATCGGCCCGTTGGCGAAAAGTGCCGTCGACATCATGGGCAGTTGGTCTGCAAGCGGGGTGCCCGCGCAATCGGTGACGATCTACGACGGGCTGAAAAGCGCGATGAACCAAGGTTCGCTGATCTATGCGCGAGGCGCCAATCTCGAGGAGGATCAGGAGGTTGTTAAATACCTGGAATACCAGGGAGTGTCCGAAATCGCTAACGACCCTCGCCCGGCAGCAGAAATGATTGACGAAGCCGTCAAGGTTGCACAGCAAGCCGATGTTGTCATCGCCGTGGTGGGCGAGCCCCGCAGCATGTCCCATGAAGCGGCCAGTCGAACCAGCCTCGATCTGCCGGGGCGCCAGAGTGAATTGATCACCGCCCTGAAAGCCACCGGCAAGCCGCTGGTCCTGGTATTGATGAACGGTCGGCCGTTGTCGATCGGCAAGGAGCAGAAACAGGCCGATGCGATTCTGGAAACCTGGTACAGCGGCACCGAGGGAGGCAACGCCGTTGCCGATGTATTGTTCGGTGACTACAACCCGTCCGGTAAATTACCCATCACCTTTCCACGTTCCGTGGGGCAGATCCCCAATTATTACAGCCACCTGAATACCGGCCGTCCGTACCTGCCGGGTGCGCTTCGCAACTATACGTCGCAATATTTCGATCAATCCTATGGTCCGCTTTACCCCTTCGGCTATGGGCTGAGCTATACCGATTTCAGCCTGACCGACATGGCCCTGTCTTCGACCACACTGAACAAGAACGAGAACCTCGTCGCCAGCATCATGGTGAAAAATACCGGCCAGCGTGACGGCGAAACGGTGGTTCAGCTGTATATCCGCGATGTCGTTGCCTCCGTCGCCCGTCCGGTCAAAGAACTGAAAAGCTTTCAAAAAATCATGCTCAAGGCCGGCGAGGAGAAAGCGGTCCACTTCAGCATTGATGAAAATGACTTGAAATTCTTCAACGCCCAACTGGAATACGTCGCCGAGCCGGGCGAATTCCGGGTGCAAATCGGCCTGGATTCCCAGGATGTGAAGGAGCAGAGTTTTGAGTTGCTGTCAGAACAAGGCAATCAAGACAATCATCCGCCTAGTGCAGAACCTGGAGCGAGGCTTGCCCGCGAAGAACAATGA
- a CDS encoding XRE family transcriptional regulator, translated as MRAKAEHVMKIGMLLETGRLSKAEAAHRLGLSEGELNEILRGEFCDLTVAKISEYTNPLLDERR; from the coding sequence ATGCGGGCCAAAGCCGAACACGTTATGAAAATAGGCATGCTCCTCGAAACCGGTCGGCTGAGTAAGGCTGAAGCTGCCCATAGGCTCGGATTGTCTGAGGGGGAACTGAACGAAATACTCCGTGGAGAATTTTGCGATCTGACCGTGGCAAAAATCTCGGAATATACAAACCCGTTACTGGACGAACGTAGATGA
- a CDS encoding helix-turn-helix transcriptional regulator — protein sequence MASLAMKITLERIALFQFTPAHCAQARAMLGWSVEDLSEESGVSVDAIQRFEAERDVLDVTRLALAYRFESQGLVFFPGFAPGRGMNVRGSTPDPVGRADYAMVE from the coding sequence ATGGCCTCTCTTGCAATGAAAATCACCCTGGAACGGATCGCCCTCTTCCAGTTCACCCCCGCCCACTGTGCCCAGGCCCGAGCGATGCTGGGTTGGAGTGTGGAAGACTTGTCCGAGGAATCCGGGGTTTCCGTTGATGCCATCCAGCGATTCGAAGCCGAGCGTGATGTGCTGGACGTCACGCGGCTGGCGTTGGCGTATCGGTTTGAATCGCAAGGCCTGGTGTTCTTCCCGGGGTTTGCACCGGGCCGAGGGATGAATGTGAGAGGGTCGACGCCGGACCCGGTGGGGCGGGCGGATTATGCAATGGTTGAGTGA
- a CDS encoding helix-turn-helix domain-containing protein has protein sequence MKENTNERRREVIDDIVMQHVTGIETLGTAIRRLRLEVTGFDQETFAAMCKMSTKALYQIEKDKANPTVSTLEAILRKFGLRLGLTMAATTLYTPPLGQQKPVSKAPVRGANPKRKSAGQLSRVATLRATTKTKDSDKGPTE, from the coding sequence ATGAAAGAGAACACCAACGAACGGCGCAGGGAGGTCATTGACGACATCGTCATGCAGCATGTGACGGGGATCGAAACCCTGGGCACCGCTATTCGTCGGCTAAGGCTTGAGGTGACTGGTTTCGACCAGGAAACCTTTGCAGCCATGTGCAAGATGTCGACCAAGGCTCTGTACCAGATCGAGAAGGACAAGGCTAATCCGACCGTCAGCACTCTCGAAGCCATCCTGAGGAAGTTCGGGTTGCGCCTGGGGCTGACCATGGCCGCCACAACCCTTTACACGCCGCCGCTTGGGCAGCAAAAGCCGGTTTCCAAAGCGCCCGTTCGTGGCGCCAATCCTAAACGCAAGTCCGCAGGACAGCTTAGTAGAGTTGCTACTTTGCGAGCCACAACGAAGACCAAGGATAGCGACAAGGGCCCGACCGAATGA
- a CDS encoding colicin E3/pyocin S6 family cytotoxin, with translation MAGNKDIPRIKNPPSGDGHHVTHRYMTATELAERDARQKAYEAMLARQDAFERSRQVIAEKQRPTQAGCVFAKSCKLPDAIIDYSNPSGMVPTDSLKDYGDLILLGAREADESGAVPLKKISGTAIPVGLGSLALAGSAFAAVPVAAAGTVAAALVGLVALVTPSNLGDSSLYNEDQLRALKQARTRVRLRVEQQTDGSLKGYGFYTGKNRDWEMVDVVQFTLRGSQQVADLGDGIELIWTPAVDGSDILGIPALEAAPQAPHIWVYPPTKAADNIIVSPVYPPEYKDFILVFPVESGVRPVYVVVSISHHYYPKPHTLPAFPDAKWAPGKTRMKGGGLRPRWKDKKGTIYEWDFQHGAVEKYNKRGKHLGEFDHASGNQTKPADPTRMVEP, from the coding sequence GTGGCTGGCAACAAGGACATTCCGCGGATTAAGAATCCACCCTCCGGTGATGGGCATCACGTCACCCACCGCTACATGACTGCCACCGAATTGGCCGAGCGGGACGCCAGACAAAAAGCCTACGAGGCCATGCTGGCCAGGCAAGACGCCTTCGAACGCAGCCGTCAGGTCATAGCAGAAAAGCAAAGGCCCACTCAAGCCGGATGCGTCTTCGCCAAGTCCTGCAAGCTGCCGGACGCCATCATCGATTACTCAAATCCCTCAGGGATGGTGCCGACCGATAGCCTGAAAGACTACGGTGACCTGATTCTGCTGGGTGCTCGCGAAGCGGATGAATCAGGCGCTGTGCCACTGAAGAAGATCAGTGGCACTGCGATTCCCGTCGGTCTGGGCTCCCTCGCCTTGGCCGGCTCGGCATTCGCCGCTGTCCCCGTCGCAGCCGCAGGCACCGTCGCAGCGGCGCTGGTTGGTCTCGTAGCTTTGGTCACACCCTCGAATCTGGGCGATAGCTCGCTTTACAACGAAGACCAACTCCGTGCGCTCAAACAGGCCCGCACCCGCGTTCGCCTGCGGGTCGAGCAACAGACTGACGGCAGCCTCAAGGGATACGGTTTCTACACCGGCAAAAACCGCGATTGGGAAATGGTTGATGTCGTGCAGTTCACATTGCGTGGCAGCCAGCAGGTGGCTGACCTGGGTGACGGCATTGAACTGATCTGGACCCCCGCTGTAGATGGTTCCGACATCCTGGGCATTCCTGCGCTGGAGGCTGCCCCGCAAGCGCCGCATATCTGGGTTTACCCGCCAACGAAAGCGGCTGACAACATCATCGTGAGCCCGGTGTATCCGCCGGAGTACAAGGACTTCATTCTGGTGTTTCCCGTGGAGTCGGGGGTAAGGCCGGTCTATGTCGTTGTCAGTATTTCTCATCATTACTACCCGAAGCCACATACCTTGCCGGCCTTCCCGGATGCAAAATGGGCCCCAGGCAAAACCCGCATGAAGGGCGGGGGCCTACGTCCTCGTTGGAAGGATAAAAAAGGCACGATTTACGAATGGGACTTCCAGCACGGCGCAGTGGAGAAATACAACAAACGCGGAAAACACTTGGGCGAGTTTGATCACGCATCAGGCAATCAGACAAAACCTGCAGACCCAACGAGGATGGTAGAGCCATGA
- a CDS encoding TetR/AcrR family transcriptional regulator translates to MTAPQRLTDRKREAIIQAAIAEFRTNGFDITSMDKIAATAGVSKRTVYNHFPSKEELFAEILNQLWTRVTAEQETAYRPDLPLRDQLRLMLQAKLQMLADDNFLDLARVAIAATIHSPDRAQNMVARMGEREESLTVWIRAAQADGRLKPVAPEFAAQQIHGLLKSFAFWPQISMGQSGLSPDMQHTVVESALDMFLACYEC, encoded by the coding sequence ATGACAGCTCCACAGCGCCTCACCGACCGAAAACGCGAAGCCATCATCCAGGCGGCGATTGCCGAATTCCGTACCAACGGTTTCGACATCACCAGCATGGACAAGATCGCCGCCACCGCCGGTGTGTCGAAGCGCACGGTGTACAACCACTTCCCAAGCAAGGAAGAGTTGTTCGCCGAAATCCTCAATCAGTTATGGACCCGAGTAACGGCCGAACAGGAAACGGCCTACCGCCCTGACCTGCCCCTGCGCGATCAGCTGCGTCTGATGTTGCAGGCGAAATTGCAGATGCTGGCCGATGACAATTTTCTCGACCTGGCGCGAGTGGCGATTGCCGCCACCATCCACTCTCCCGACCGTGCGCAGAACATGGTCGCCCGAATGGGTGAGCGCGAAGAAAGTTTGACGGTGTGGATTCGTGCCGCCCAGGCCGATGGCCGATTGAAACCGGTCGCGCCTGAGTTCGCCGCGCAACAGATTCATGGATTGCTCAAGTCCTTTGCGTTCTGGCCGCAGATCTCCATGGGCCAATCGGGCCTGTCGCCCGACATGCAGCACACCGTGGTGGAGTCGGCGCTGGACATGTTCCTGGCGTGTTATGAGTGCTGA